In Schizosaccharomyces osmophilus chromosome 1, complete sequence, the genomic window TAAAGGCTTTTAGAAAGTGCGTTCCATCTCGCTTCATTAATGTCTTGTTCACAATTTAAAAACCCTGTAATTTACCCATTCTTGGCATATTgctaatttcttttcaaacgGCACTGTGATTTAGACATCCTTAAAAATGGCAGCAATGACAGATGTTACAGACCCTACCTCCGTTGCTATGGAGTTGGGTAGCGAAAAAATCACAATTGTACGTGAGTGAGGTTCTGTAGAAGCATTGAAGGTGTCTGATTCCAATTTTCTACGTCTATGAAATGAAGTGTATTAAGCGTATGGTATACTAATGAGTTTACTAGTTGCCTGGCCATTCTGCAGATTTTACGTCTGTCACATTCcaaattttaaaagaagatcATACTTTGGGAAACTCCCTTCGTTATATGATCATGAAAAAGTAAGGAATTAAATACAAATGGAATACTTActgacttttttttcttagtCCTGAGGTCGAATTCTGTGGTTATTCGATCCCTCATCCCTCAGAAGCCAAGATGAATCTTCGAATCCAGACACTTCGTAagtaaaaagcaaagaaaagggactttgaattgaaaaagctGAAATAAGTGGTTCGTTACTTATCACATCTTATCTTTTCAGGATGTTCTCTTGATCGGTTTATCAATGTAGCTAaccttttctctttgtagCCAGCACAACGGCAGTTGAAGCACTCAAGAAGGGATTGGATGATTTGATGGATCTTTGCGATGTTGTTACAGACTCTTTCAATAAGGAGCTTCAGAACAAGGATCAATCTATGCAGATTGACGCTTAAGTTGCCTGTAAGCAACAAGTTCCTATGTTTCCTTTGGGATGCTGCTGAGGAAAAGCATGCATGGCTTTATATGTATGTGTTAGTCTCTCTCATTGGATCATTCGTTTAGTTTTTGTCAAATATAATTATGGGATTTTGGTTGAAAGCGACTGCTTGGGAATTTTTGTAGTTTCATTCTCATTGAAATTTCTGATTGTGAATATCAAGTACACTTAGTATTATGAACcgattttcttttcttttcatagTCTGTCAATAATGTAACGAATAATCCTCGATCAAGTGTATTAAGAAgacaacaaacaaaaattagaTTTGCTGTACTTAAGTACTAAACATTGCTTTccatttttccttttctacttttttaCACATTACTAGATGCTCAATTCTTCTTAGTACTAAGGTACCTCTTCCTTAAACATCGCCGAACGGCAAGTCTATCGAAATATACATTTTCATGATCCATACATTCCTTGTTTCTACCTGCTATACTTGTTTGTACATTGGATCCCTATACATCTTTGCAGTAGGAAGACCAAAGCCTGGTTTGGTTCGTAATAATCCAAATGTTGTTTTGGCACGATGCATTGGAGTAATCATTGCGTCTTTTCtatcttgtttctttacaaATTGGTTATGTAATATTAATCCCCTTGTTTCTTTCGATTTCAAACAGACTGTAAAATGCCTGTTGCATGTAGGAATCCTATTTTTGGGGCCATTATATCAGACGATCTTCATTGACAAATTGTACAAGGACTGTATAGAATatctattttttgaaattagGAATTTAGCGACTTGGCGGAACCTAGTTATTGTACGTGACTAGCATaacttttattcttttcgAGCATATCATATACTGACTTATTAGGGGCCTCTATCAGAAGAGGTAATGTTTCGCTGTGCCATGATTCCTTTATTTGAAAGAGCAAACTACTCTCGGAAAGAAACCATCCTCTCGGCGCCCTTTCTCTTCGGGTTTGCTCACTTTCATCATTCCTACGAACTTTTGCTGAGTTACCCGGGAGCATATGTGATTGCAATGGTACAATTCCTAGTGCAATTCTTCTACACAACATTATTTGGATGGTATAGCACGTATGTATTTCTACAGACTCATAGCTTATGGCCTACATTTCTAATTCACTCTTTTTGCAACTTTATGGGATTGCCCGTATTTTACGGAAGAATTGGAACAACTTTTCAGACGACTATCTACTATACTCTACTAATCACCGgcctctttctttttgtcatTACCTGGAATATGTTTTATTCGTAAATTTCGGTATTAAATAGGTATTTAGCCtccatattttcttttttttgtaaaggtaatgaaaaaaattattatatCACAAATGCCTGTTGATTCATTTGTGATTTGGCTAGACGACAGACAAGCGCACTCAATTGAAGCAATGTCTGTACTCCTTCCAAAACAATCATATGCGTAGTTCCAATTTCCTTAAGCATTTCCAACCGACTAAATTCTGGTATCTCATTCATTGTTTTCACAACACGAAACATGTTTGTGACGATGTCCACTGCACTGTAGCCAAGGCCCCATACGTCTTTCAGCTTTGCCAAAGCCGTATCGATGTCGCCAGAATGACAAGCTTGAAGAATCGCATAGATGGCTACAGGAGACGGCTGGTCTGCCACCCGAAAGACATTTTCCCCGTTGACTAAGTCGAAGCCCGACACTGTGCTTTGTAAATTGTTGACGGCCTGTCGCATATCACCTTCTGCAGTCATAATAAGAGCGGCCATACCATCATCCGTATATGTTACATTTTCCAATTTACATATTTCAAGCAAACGCTGCAAGACTTGTTGTTCTGTTAACCTCGAGTATCTCAAAATAGCACAACGAGATTGGATGGGCTCAATAATTTTGTTGGATTGATTGCAGGCTAGAGCAAATCTTGTCGTGTTGCTATAAATCTCCATTGTTCTTCGTAAAGCTTGCTGTGCGCCTGCCGTCATACTATCTGCTTCATCGAGGATGATTATTTTGTGACGACCTGGCGGAAGAATCACCTTTTTCTGGGCAaatccttttattttgtttctaaCAACGTCTATACCTCTCTCATCCGATGCATTAAGTTCTAGTATTCCCTCTCGACAGGCTGAACCCAAGAGCATATTTGCCAAGCAGATGATGGAAGTAGTTTTACCGATTCCTGGCATTCCCTTTTACGAATTAGTCGTAGTCAAAAGAGATTAACATACCGAAATAATCAGATGAGGCATATTGCCATCTTCAGCTATCACTTTTAAACGATCGACtgtttcttcatttccaaCCACATCATCAAGTACTACCGGTCTATACTTCTCAACCCTTTACCTTATGCATTAGCTATTTGTAATCAGAATATCTTAAGCCATCGTGCATTGGTACAAAGTCGTCATTTGACTTGGTTGACCATTAAAAGCGAAAAAACGATGCATTCGTCCCGTTTAAACTTACCAAGGTAATTCATATCGTACCGCATTTTTTGTTGCTGAAGAAGTAGACATAACTGAATCACCCATTTTTGCGCACTGTCTACCTATGGGCAAGTATTCGGTGGAGGGTGGACGCGTCCAAGTCTCAGCATCGAGTAGGAATACAATACCTACTTTAAACGCAGTAAAACAAGAAggagaaaagcaaagaatcTACTTTGTATGAAAGACATTATTAACTTGAAGCGAAATACTGTTTACCTTGAGCTCATGCGCGAAATGTAAATTAGGAGATCATTCCTTCACCAAAGGACCAACTTTGAAACATTTATATCTGTTTCGTTCGTTTTTTAAGTATTTTCTATAAACAGCGAACAATTAATGATATTTGATGGATGTAAAGCCCAAAACTGgtttattttgtttcatttcgCGTATACTGAGCTTAAAATATAAGCGAGATTAGCATATAGCTTAAAACTGCTAAATTGGTTTGAGGATCAACGGCAAATTAATGAACAATCTCAATACATATATCTTTACAAAACCAATAggtttccctttttctctcCATTCAGCAAGAGGACAAGGAGAGTATGGTAGCCCAATTATCCgaagtttttttaaaagaccCACAatcgtttcttcaaaagattcaagATGCGTCTCTGTCAAATCCAGGTAAACCGGATCTTCAAGGCAGTTTAGGGATTGAGGAGGCGGTTTCcgatttatttttaaataaagatgaattagaaaaagtaaGTTATGCCTTTCAGTCTGGGTTTGGATGAAGGAACTAACGCTTAGATCCCAAATTTTGCCAGTTGTAATCCTAACGAGCTAAGATCCGGGCAATTGCTTAGATTACAAGGAATGATTCAAGATACAAACTTTGGACATGAGTTTTTTGCAGGAGCAATCAAAATGAACGATCAATATTGGCGAGGATGTCGCTACATTCTCAGTTGCAGTGAAGATGAATCCTATGTGGATGAGAACAAAATGGTGCTTGACGAACGATactctttgtttttaacTAATATTCCTGGCGAGCTGAAATCCAACAAAGTAGATTCCTTGGattcagaagaagagaatgaGCCGTATAAAGATCTGATCATGAAGTATTCCAATAGAACACTGGGAAAGGAAGATTTTGGCTTTTGCGTAAAATGCTATGGTGGAATGGAAACTCGACTTCGTGTTTGTCAAGCTGTCGACATGCTTGGTATGTACGAGGAGCCAAGCGAATATTCTGATGGGcttccaattcttcatttaattACATTTGAAGATTTCAGGCAACCTTCTTCCATCACGTATCCATCTGAGGAAGAAGCTGAACATCTACGGTCAAAGCTGCTTACTcaattcaacaaaatattAGGAGATAATGTGGCATCCGAGTCGTTgctgctttgtttactctCCAACGTCGTTCATAGGGCAGACAGCTTTATTGTTGGgtcttttaatttaaaCTTGACGAATTGCACACCAGAGCGTGCGTCAAGGATAATAAGccttttaaaatatttgaCAAAAAGAACTGTTGTACAAAAAGTAGACATCAATGAACTAAACAGGGAGCCACTATATCCCCGAAGTGATGGGGACACTCTATCGATCGGTCGTTTGCAATTGACACCAGGAACGTTATTGATTTTAGATGAGACAGAACTTTCGAGCGGCACCTTGAATGATACAGGCGTTCGTAACGTCGCATTTTTATCCTTTCTCCTTTCTCAACAAGAGATTACGTTTGCCTATCCCTTTAGTAGTTACAACATACAGACGGATGTAAGGATTATTGTCCTGAGTCATGGAAAGTCGATCTTGCCTGTAAATGCTGTCTACACAAGCAAATTCGACGAGGCGTTAATGTCAAGCGAGACATCACTATCATCAGACGATTTGGAAGGATTATCGAATTATCTCAACCTGTGGACCCGCGCTACCGACATACCAACGGATATGTTAGAGTTCATTCAATCCAATTATGTCCATTCGAGGCGAAGTGGTCTTCagacaaatgaaaaagtacttTCTATTGAAATCAACTGCTCTCGTCTCTATGCAAAAAGTTTAGCCAGCAATTTGGTCTCGAGACAGCATTTTGAACAAGCATCCAGCTTAGTTGAACAATGGACAATTCCCTAAAAACGACTGAAACGAGTGTGAACCACCTTCCGGTCTCAAGAAGCTTTGGTTTTTAAGTAGAATCACTTTATTATGTACATTAAAACTTATTATAATGAATCCAGTTTCCTATTTCtactctttcttctttctccaGAAACTTTAACGAGCAGTAATGAATGCGGTAAAATCTTTTCACTGACGAATGCCTTTCTTATATTCACCGTCCAGACGTAGGTACTAGTTCGAGAAATTCGTTCGAATTTGTCTTTCTTATACTAAATTCTGTATATAAATCTTCTTAAGCATCTTATCGAGTTCATACTTACACCGTTGCATATGTGGATGGCAAGgaagttcaatttcatttcgGAAACTCAATGAACCAGGCAGACTTCTTGCAAGAGCTTCCAGTAGGTGTACGCTATATATTTGAATTAGCTGTACTAACTTTTTGTTAGCATGTATATAAACGGTTAGAATCTGGGCTTATTATACCCCAGCTAAAGGATATTTTACGAGTATTTGGATTACGGCTGTCAGGCACAAAACCTGAACTTATTGCTCGAATCAAAGAGTTTGTCGAGAAAATCGCTATTAATAATGACATGAACACGTGGAATTCACTAAAAAAAGCAGTTGATGGAGACATTGCTGGTGCTATTTGTACATTACAATCTAATCTCTCGCAAATTTATCCTCAGACTTTGGCCGTCCCACCTCCTGTAAATAACCCTGGTAATAGATCATATACTAGGCCGTTCGCTCCCGTTGTCCATTCTCGAATTCGTTTCCGGAA contains:
- the rpc19 gene encoding DNA-directed RNA polymerase I and III subunit Rpc19, whose protein sequence is MAAMTDVTDPTSVAMELGSEKITILPGHSADFTSVTFQILKEDHTLGNSLRYMIMKNPEVEFCGYSIPHPSEAKMNLRIQTLPSTTAVEALKKGLDDLMDLCDVVTDSFNKELQNKDQSMQIDA
- the rce1 gene encoding CAAX prenyl protease, whose amino-acid sequence is MIHTFLVSTCYTCLYIGSLYIFAVGRPKPGLVRNNPNVVLARCIGVIIASFLSCFFTNWLCNINPLVSFDFKQTVKCLLHVGILFLGPLYQTIFIDKLYKDCIEYLFFEIRNLATWRNLVIGPLSEEVMFRCAMIPLFERANYSRKETILSAPFLFGFAHFHHSYELLLSYPGAYVIAMVQFLVQFFYTTLFGWYSTYVFLQTHSLWPTFLIHSFCNFMGLPVFYGRIGTTFQTTIYYTLLITGLFLFVITWNMFYS
- the rfc4 gene encoding DNA replication factor C complex subunit Rfc4, with the protein product MGDSVMSTSSATKNAVRYELPWVEKYRPVVLDDVVGNEETVDRLKVIAEDGNMPHLIISGMPGIGKTTSIICLANMLLGSACREGILELNASDERGIDVVRNKIKGFAQKKVILPPGRHKIIILDEADSMTAGAQQALRRTMEIYSNTTRFALACNQSNKIIEPIQSRCAILRYSRLTEQQVLQRLLEICKLENVTYTDDGMAALIMTAEGDMRQAVNNLQSTVSGFDLVNGENVFRVADQPSPVAIYAILQACHSGDIDTALAKLKDVWGLGYSAVDIVTNMFRVVKTMNEIPEFSRLEMLKEIGTTHMIVLEGVQTLLQLSALVCRLAKSQMNQQAFVI
- the mcb1 gene encoding MCM binding protein-like protein Mcb1; this encodes MVAQLSEVFLKDPQSFLQKIQDASLSNPGKPDLQGSLGIEEAVSDLFLNKDELEKIPNFASCNPNELRSGQLLRLQGMIQDTNFGHEFFAGAIKMNDQYWRGCRYILSCSEDESYVDENKMVLDERYSLFLTNIPGELKSNKVDSLDSEEENEPYKDLIMKYSNRTLGKEDFGFCVKCYGGMETRLRVCQAVDMLGMYEEPSEYSDGLPILHLITFEDFRQPSSITYPSEEEAEHLRSKLLTQFNKILGDNVASESLLLCLLSNVVHRADSFIVGSFNLNLTNCTPERASRIISLLKYLTKRTVVQKVDINELNREPLYPRSDGDTLSIGRLQLTPGTLLILDETELSSGTLNDTGVRNVAFLSFLLSQQEITFAYPFSSYNIQTDVRIIVLSHGKSILPVNAVYTSKFDEALMSSETSLSSDDLEGLSNYLNLWTRATDIPTDMLEFIQSNYVHSRRSGLQTNEKVLSIEINCSRLYAKSLASNLVSRQHFEQASSLVEQWTIP